The Sphingopyxis fribergensis genome contains a region encoding:
- a CDS encoding hemolysin family protein codes for MPDDQGSSNRSEEDSSRPGLLSGLRHLLFGGDKEPSLREQIEEVIDEAEEEGDDRRGSHIVGDLSPIERKMLRNLLHFGEQTVDDVAVPRADIIAIPESASFAEVVASFAEAGHSRLPVYRENLDEVVGMIHVKDVFAVLAEGRSPPPLLDLIRQPLYVPQSMGVLDLLAEMRAKRTHLAIVIDEYSGTEGLLTIEDLVEEIVGEIEDEHDDEPTALFAPGEGGCWEADARAELDDVGEAIDPRLAEIDEDVDTLGGLAAVLAGHVPQVGEILQHPSGWRIEITEADERRVHRLRLHPPVVVDLEAPSETGD; via the coding sequence ATGCCCGACGACCAGGGATCTTCGAACCGATCGGAAGAGGACAGTAGTAGACCCGGACTCTTGTCCGGGCTGAGGCATCTGTTGTTCGGCGGCGACAAGGAGCCCTCGCTCCGCGAGCAGATCGAAGAGGTCATCGACGAGGCCGAGGAAGAGGGCGACGATCGGCGCGGCAGCCATATCGTCGGCGACCTCTCGCCGATCGAGCGCAAGATGCTGCGCAACCTGCTCCATTTCGGCGAACAGACGGTCGACGACGTCGCGGTTCCCCGCGCCGACATTATCGCCATCCCCGAAAGCGCCAGCTTTGCCGAGGTCGTCGCGTCCTTCGCCGAAGCGGGGCACAGCCGCCTACCGGTGTACCGCGAAAATCTCGACGAGGTTGTCGGCATGATCCACGTCAAGGACGTGTTCGCGGTGCTCGCCGAGGGGCGCTCGCCGCCGCCCTTGCTCGACTTGATCCGCCAGCCGCTTTACGTCCCGCAGTCAATGGGCGTGCTCGACCTGCTCGCCGAGATGCGCGCCAAGCGCACGCACCTCGCGATCGTCATCGACGAATATTCGGGCACTGAGGGGCTGCTGACGATCGAGGATCTGGTCGAGGAAATCGTCGGCGAGATCGAGGACGAACATGACGACGAACCGACCGCGCTGTTCGCGCCGGGCGAGGGCGGCTGCTGGGAAGCCGACGCGCGCGCCGAACTCGACGATGTCGGCGAGGCGATCGACCCGCGGCTCGCCGAGATCGACGAAGATGTCGACACGCTGGGCGGCCTTGCCGCCGTGCTCGCGGGCCATGTGCCCCAGGTCGGCGAGATCCTGCAGCATCCGAGTGGCTGGCGCATCGAGATAACCGAGGCCGACGAACGCCGCGTCCATCGCCTGCGGCTCCATCCGCCCGTCGTCGTCGATCTGGAAGCGCCATCCGAAACCGGGGACTAG
- the ybeY gene encoding rRNA maturation RNase YbeY, translating to MLSVETHAASPWPDALDWEARAGEAVAAALALTPYAGLADAAPLVEVSVRLTDDTEVHTLNRDFRGKDKPTNVLSFPQVQDDLLESLANSDDGEILLGDIVLARETCAREAEEKGISIVDHATHLIVHGTLHLVGYDHMDDTSAAAMEALEVKALASLGIANPYADQD from the coding sequence ATGCTGAGTGTCGAAACCCACGCCGCGTCGCCGTGGCCCGATGCGCTCGACTGGGAGGCACGGGCAGGCGAGGCGGTTGCCGCCGCGCTCGCGCTGACGCCTTACGCAGGTCTTGCAGACGCGGCACCGTTGGTCGAAGTCTCCGTACGGCTGACCGACGATACAGAGGTCCACACGCTCAACCGCGATTTTCGGGGCAAGGACAAGCCGACCAACGTGCTGTCGTTTCCGCAGGTGCAGGATGACCTGCTCGAAAGTCTCGCGAACAGCGACGACGGCGAAATCCTGCTCGGCGACATCGTGCTCGCGCGCGAAACCTGCGCGCGTGAGGCGGAGGAAAAGGGGATTTCGATCGTCGATCACGCGACGCATCTGATCGTCCACGGCACGCTCCACCTCGTCGGCTACGACCATATGGACGACACCAGCGCAGCGGCAATGGAGGCGCTCGAGGTGAAAGCACTTGCATCGCTGGGCATCGCCAATCCATATGCGGATCAGGATTAA
- a CDS encoding COG3904 family protein, whose product MNRWIKSVAALVGALACTAATPRGMDPDNPTCPAAPNWSDYKTMVLTPFQRSGETVLLAEGRVDSELPARLEKVLTDNPSISEIWIRSPGGDARAGNAAGLLIRKFSKERQMVTRIPSGWTCFSACNFVFMGGRARTIDPGGYFMVHMFTMTGDKNAIQSSVALGTESTTELISDVEREAALMATEDNDLLIRLDVSRDLLSDIMYRQKSIATGSDRSTRRCLTRKEALKYNVVNVDPD is encoded by the coding sequence ATGAACCGTTGGATCAAATCGGTCGCTGCGCTTGTCGGGGCGCTCGCGTGCACCGCCGCCACCCCGCGCGGCATGGACCCCGACAACCCCACCTGCCCCGCCGCCCCCAATTGGTCCGACTATAAGACCATGGTGCTGACGCCGTTCCAGCGCAGCGGCGAAACCGTGCTGCTGGCCGAGGGCCGCGTCGACAGCGAGCTTCCGGCGCGGCTCGAAAAGGTACTGACCGATAATCCGTCGATCAGCGAGATCTGGATCCGGTCGCCGGGCGGCGATGCGCGCGCCGGCAATGCGGCGGGATTGCTGATCCGCAAATTCAGCAAAGAGCGCCAGATGGTGACGCGTATTCCGTCGGGCTGGACCTGTTTCAGCGCGTGCAATTTCGTCTTCATGGGGGGCCGCGCGCGCACGATCGATCCGGGCGGCTATTTCATGGTCCATATGTTCACCATGACCGGCGACAAGAACGCGATTCAGTCCAGCGTCGCGCTGGGCACCGAATCTACCACCGAGTTGATCAGCGACGTCGAGCGCGAGGCGGCGCTGATGGCGACGGAGGACAATGACCTGCTGATCCGCCTCGACGTCTCGCGCGACCTGCTGTCCGACATTATGTACCGGCAGAAGTCGATCGCGACCGGGAGCGACCGGTCGACGCGCCGCTGCCTGACGCGGAAGGAAGCGCTGAAATATAATGTGGTCAACGTCGACCCGGATTAG